ATTATAAATCGAATTATGTTAATTTATCTAATGTCTTATTATTCTGGTAGTTCTATGGAATATCACATCAAATACTATCAAGAAAGATATCATTATTCTAGGGAATGTTACATCAAATACTATCAAGAAATATATCATTCTTTTGTCTCGAATCAACATTGTATAATTGAGTGCAATACCcttgtcaaaaatatttattttgatctaGGTTATTTAAGTAATTAACCAAAACTTGAATTGTTCATGTCAATACAGAGCCCAATTTGATGAACATCGAATACAGAGATTTTCTCTCTACATGTATGTGTGCTCACTCTTGTGTGTGTAAGGTAGTGACCGTGTGTAGGGAGTGAATGAAGTCGCGCCAATCCTTGGAATTTCTAATGCGTGATTGGtcatatattaaattaatttagcTTAAGGTCAAGTTTAACTCTAACCTAAATAGGTTAGATCGTATTTTAAACTCGAAACATACTATTGATACCATATTTTGATTATCCACTCTAATGCTATGAATTTCACATAAACATTATCACTTGACCCAATTTGGAGGCACACGTCCCACGATACCTTTCATGCATAAAGATTGATACAAGTGTGTTACAATGTGCTAAAAATTAAGGACGGTGTGGTCCTTATAACGCATGAAGATTAACACAACCACACCTGGTTTTAAGCTAGTCATCTTTTTTAGATCCTATCATCCAATTAAAGACGATGTGGTCCAATGTCCGATGATGGTTGTGCAAATCTTCCTTGCCTATTGTTATAACTATCGAAttactatttaaaaattaataataatcttCCTTGCCCATTGTTATAACAATTGAAttgtcaattaaaaaaaaaaaaaaaaaatttgaagaaaccAATCCACAACTGTTCCTTCTAGCCATGGGGATTCTAGTCAATCAataatctaatattttattttctctaaaacataggatgaagaatttgaaactttttaagaagAACAATGTGTTGGTCTGGAACATTAAATCACAAGATATTGTGATTTGTATTAACTAATCCAAAAAGATTCAATCAAAAACCGAACCGTTTCCACAACAAGACAACCGATAAGAAAGGTTGTTACTTatgccaaaaaatataaaactatctATTTGTATACAATATCAAGGGTAAAGCCAACTATAAGAGTTGCTATAGTATCAATCTATTTGTTTACTACCATCAGTACCATGGCTACCAAAATCAGCTACAGCTTTAGCTGCACGATTCAATGAGTCTGAAACCCAAAGTGCTCCTTTGGCAAAGTAAGTGCTGTTGACTACAGCATGACCAGCTGCAGCAGCTGCTTTTCCTGTAACCATTGCCGCAACTACAGCTGCTGTCCCAGTGACTGTTGCAGCTGACTTGGTGATTTCTGAAACATGGAATTTTTCATCCACAGTCTTAACAGTTTCCATGCCAACATGAATTTTATCAGTGAGTCCAATTCTATCGCTAAGCTCAGCAATCTTGGCTGCTGCAGTAGCTGAGACTCCATGGTACTCATCAAAAGCTTTGGCCTTGATTAATGCGTCTTTGCCCAGAACATATCCCTTGGCTAGCATTGTTTTGACAACTTCCTGAGCTACTGTTACAGCATCTCCGGAGGTGGAGACACATTGTCCCGTGTGAATAACCTGCTAAAGTGTTAGCTCAAACAGAACAATAAAGTTGAAAATGCAAATTCAAACAATAAATTGTATgtatttaaagaatttttatttcataatcTGGCATTATGGATAATAGAAGAATTtgcccccccacccccaccccaaaaaaaaaaacatctacCAGATTTTAGGAAATTAAGTCCACCAAATATGATactaaagaaaatagaaatccTCTGTTCTACTTCTAGAATTCCACTTCAGGCTTTACTAACTGCAGTATGCTACAtgtctaaatttttttgcattttaaacTCTGGGTAtgttataaggaaaaaaattaaaataaaaaataaggtaGAGCAAGCTGTGATTAGTGGGATTTAAAGTATAACTAAAAGTGaaacaaaagatttttattcATACCAAGTGTAAATTAAGCAATCCATTTCTGATAGGCAAATACAACTCATGCACTCATGTAAACTAAAACCATGACCTCATCCTCCACT
This DNA window, taken from Quercus robur chromosome 2, dhQueRobu3.1, whole genome shotgun sequence, encodes the following:
- the LOC126715127 gene encoding binding partner of ACD11 1, translated to MYPGGYTAEVTSLSPKATEKDVYDFFAHCGAIEHVELIRAGEGACTAYVTFKDAYALETAVLLSGATIVDQCICIQHWGTYESDPWNSLSWKPEDNTSSIVIHTGQCVSTSGDAVTVAQEVVKTMLAKGYVLGKDALIKAKAFDEYHGVSATAAAKIAELSDRIGLTDKIHVGMETVKTVDEKFHVSEITKSAATVTGTAAVVAAMVTGKAAAAAGHAVVNSTYFAKGALWVSDSLNRAAKAVADFGSHGTDGSKQID